A segment of the Luteolibacter sp. Y139 genome:
TTCTCGACGACATAATGCCGTGCCGCCAGCGCGGCGACCTGCGGGAAGTGGGTAATTGCGACCACCTGATGGCGCATGCCGAGCGCAGCCATCTTCTTGCCAACAGCACGGGCGATCTCGCCGCCCACATTGGCGTCGATCTCGTCGAAGACCATCAGCGGCGTGGCGTCCTGCTCGGCCAGCGCGCTTTTCACCGCCAGCATCACGCGGCTGATTTCACCACTGGAAGCGATCTGCCGGAGCGGCTGGAGCGGCTCGCCGGGATTCGGACCGAAAAGGAATTCGATGCCTTCCAAACCCGAGGCGGCAGGCTCCTTGTTAGAAAGAACCTGCACCTCGAAGGAAGACTGCTTGAAACCGAGATCCTTCAGCTGCCCGGCGATCTCCTTGGAAAGCTTCGGCGCGGCCTTCTTGCGCTTGGCGGTGAGGGCCAGGCCGGCCTTGTCGGTCGCCTCGCGCAGCCGGGCAGCCTCGGCAGCGAGTTGTTCCAGACGCTCGCCGCGGTTTTCCACAGCATCGAGACGAGCCGCGGCGCGGTCGCGATGGCCAAGCACCGCGGCAAGGTCGCCGCCATACTTCCGCTTCAGCGTTTCGAAAAGATTGACCCGCTCCTCCAAGCGCTTCGCTTCTGCTGGATCAATGTCGAGATCCTCGGAGTAGTCGGCAAGCGAGCGTTCCAGCTCCTGCAACTCCATCACCGCATTTTCCAGCCCTTGGGTCCGCTCGCGGATGCTCGGATCCAGCTTCTCCAAATCACGGACCAGCCGTTGGACATCGACCAGATGGGAAAGCACGCCGCCTTCATCGGCCCCGAGAGCAGATGCCGCGGCACCCGAAAGCTCGACCAGCCGCGTCGAATTGCTCGCCCGGCGATAGCGGTCGGCGATTTCGTCTTCCTCTTCCGGCTTCAGCTGGGCGGCATCAATTTCGCCCACCTGATGCCGCAGCAAATCCAGCTCCTGCGTGCTCGCCGACTCGGCTTGGCGCAGGTCTTCCAGCTCGTTCTCCTTGTCACGCCACTCCCGCCAGGTGGAACGGTAGGCATCGAGCGCACCATCGCAGCCCGCGTAGGCATCCAGCATCGAAAGCTGGCGCTCCGTGGAAAGCAGCGACTGATGATCGTGCGGCCCGTGAAGGTCCACCAGATGCTCGCCGAGCCGCTTCAACAAATTGAGAGTCACGGGAGAATCATTCACGAATTGCCGGTTCGCACTCTGCCCGATCACCCGGCGGACGATCAGCGAGCCGTCCTCGCACGGCTCCAGCCCTCCCTCGGCCAGCACGGCATTGATTTCGGAGGCGTCCCGCAGCTCGAAAACAGCCTCGACCGTGCAGGTGTCCTCACCCGTGCGGATCAGCGACTTATCGGCCCGCTCGCCGAGCACCAGCTTCAGGGCTCCCACAATGACCGACTTGCCAGCTCCGGTTTCCCCGGTGACACCGACAAGGCCGGGACCCAATTCCCAAACGAGTTCATCGACGAGGGCGAGATTACGGATTTTCAGCAGGGTGAGCATGGCGTGGCCGCGGGCAGGCGCATGATGCCGGGCTGACGCGGGGAGTCAACCGGGCTTGCCGCCGGTCACCTCCCCTGCCACTTTTCGGCCGCATTCATGGCGGCGGATTTCGAACTGACCTTTCTGGGGACCGGCACTTCCATCGGCGTCCCCGTCATCGGGTGCAAATGCCGGGTCTGCACCTCGGAAGACCCGCGCAACAAGCGCACCCGCTCTTCCATCCACGTTCGCGCCGGTGACTTCTCGGTGCTCGTCGATTCCGGCCCTGACCTCCGCGAACAAGCCCTGCGCGAGGACCTGACCAAGGTGGACGCCGTCGTTTACACCCACTCCCACGTCGACCACGTGGTCGGCTTCGATGAGTTGCGCGCCTTCTGCTGGCACCGCGAGGACCCGCTGCCCCTGCACGCGACCTCCGACTGCATGGCCACCCTGAAGACCATGTTCGGCTGGGCATTCTCCGAGGAAAATGTCTTCAAGGGCTACATCAGGCCGGACCCGCACATCATTGATGGCCCCATCACCTTCGGCCATCTCACCGTTACGCCGCTGCCGGTCGAACACGCGAAGGCCGAAACCGTCGGCTTCCTTTTCGAGACACCCGGCGCACCAGCCACCGCCTACATTCCGGACGCCAAACGCGTGCCGCCGGAAACCATCGCCATCCTCAAGCGCGCCGACATCCTGATCATCGATGCCCTGCGCTCGCTGCCCCATCCCACCCACATGTCCACGGAGGAAGCGCTCGCAGTCATCGCGGAAAGCGGCGTTTCCCGCGGATACCTGACGCACCTGGGGCACGAAAATGACCACCACGAGCTGGAAGCCTCCCTGCCCCATCACGTACGGGTCGCCTACGATGGACTGAAGATCCGCGGCTGATCCTCTTCTTCGTCCACCTCGACCTCGCTTTTCGGCACGTGTTGCGCTGAACGATGCGCCTCTTCCGGCACAAAGCGCTGCCACGTTTCGTCGCCGTCGGCGATCAGAGCCTGGATGTCCCGGCTGGTGTATTTCAGGAGTTCTTCATCGCCCACCGGCACCGGGCGCACGCGGCCGGTCTCAACGAAATAGCGGTAGAGATACTTCGAGTCCTCCGGCGGCTCGAAGCTCTTCGCGTCCACCAGCTCCCCATTCCGGCGGTTCTTCCACGGATAGACGTAGAGCGTGACCTGATTCTTGAAGAGTCGCCCGAAGGATTCCAGCACCCCGCCCGCTAGATTCTCCGACCACTTCGCTTTGAAGAGCTCATTGAGCAGCCCGATGCTCAGCACGATACCGATCGGCCGCTGCGTCGAGCGCGCGAGGTAGGATGAAATCCGGTGGAACTCGGAGTAGCGCGACACCAGCACCGTCTTCCCCAGCGCCTGCAGCGCATCGCAGCGATCGATGAAATCCACATGGTCGATCGCACTGCCGCGGAGCAGGTTGGCCATGGTCATCTCGCACAACTCGATCGCGTGCTCTCCCGGCTCCAGCGCCGAGGCAAAGACGCCGTGCGCCTGCTCCAGCATTTGCAGGTGAAGATTGGTCACCGGGTCAAAGCTGCCGCGCAGCAGCAAGATCGGCTTCTTATAGAGCGCCTCCGCCGCCTGCACGACCTCGCCATTTGGCAGGAACATCGCCGACTCCGTCAGTCCGGCCTCCACCAGCGCCAGCGAGCACAGACGATTGTCAAAGAAACCGTAGCCGTGGCCGTGGAACTTCAGCATGTCCACCTCCACCTGTCCCGGCCGCAGGTTCTCCACCAGCGAGCTGACGAAGCGCCCGAGGTGCCCGCGGTGGCGGAAAGCGGCGTGGAGCAGATTCACCCCCACCACGCCCAGCGCCTGCTTCTGTTCCTGCGTTTCGTCATCGAGCAGGCGGATATGAACCAGGATGTCCGACGGCGGATCACCGGGCTTGAGCTGGAAACGGAGGCCCACCCAGCCGTGACACTCACCGGTATCCTGATAGCCGCGGGCGCGGACGGTATTGCAGAGCGAGAAGAAAGTCGTCGTTTTCCCCCGCTTCGGGCTCAAACGCTCCAGCAGGATCTCATACTCGTGATCCAGCATCTGCTGGAGCCGCTGGCGGGAGACGTAACGATCGCTTTTGCCATAAATGGCATCGCTCATCGTCATGTCGTAGGCCGAGATCGACTTGGCCACCATGCCCGCCGAGCCGGAGGCACGGAAAAACCAGTTCGCCGTTTCCTGCCCGGCCCCGATCTCCGCAAAAGTTCCATAGATCGCCGGATCGAGATTCAATTCCTGGGCCTTGTCGAACGTGGTCGCCATCGCTGGCGCCAAGGTGAGCCGGGCCACCGGTCAGGGAAACTGGAAAATCCCACTCCTTTTCTTCACCGACGGCGGCGGGCCATCCACGGCAGCCCTAACAAAAGCAGGGAGGCGAACGCCGGCTCCGGCACCACGTTGAAATCCATCTGCCAGGTCGCTGCCGAGCCTGCCTGCTGCATCCAGACCGTGTAGGTCCCCGCACCCAGTGGCGGAGTGAAGGTGGCAGAACCGGCGCCAACCGCTACATTGTCGAGGATATCGGTCCCGACCGTCCCCGGACCGGTGCCGAAGTGAGTGTAGCCGAGCAGGCTCGCAGGCTCGCAGGCGCGTTGGCGCTGTTGATGGAAGTCCCGCTGGCGATGCCGAAGAAGGCCGTGCCATCGGAACCGGCGTAGGCACTGTTGAAAACCGAGACCAAGCTCATCCCCGCCGGGATCACGATCGTGAAGATATCCCGGCTGGCGCTCGAATCACCGCCGATGATCGAATAGCTACCCGCCGCGAGGGACCCAAGCACCGTCGGCGCGGAAAAGTCACCGGAGAGATCGCCGCTGATGGTTTCATTCCACAGGACGACGGCTTGAGCCGAGGAGATGAAAGCGAAAGCCATCACCACAGATGAGACGATTCGGGATGTTTTCATGGAGGAGGAATTCCACCCTGAGCGTTTCCCAAAGCACGACCGTGCGTCAAGCTGCGTTCCGTGACGGGTTGCGAGAGACCGTTCGACAACGGCTCGATCTCCTCCTTCAGAAGCCGATTCCAAACGTCCGCGAAACTATTTTGAAAGCCGCTGAAAGTCCCCCATGGCCATCGCGTAAGGCGCTCCAAGGAGTACTCCGTGAAACCAACCTACGCCCCCTTGAGGGCACTGCTTAATGTCGCCGGCCGCATGGTCGGCCTTCTTTTTGGACATATCACTTGGTCGGCACCCCCGTGGCTACGCGGGATCGGCCGAGCCTTCAGGGAGCTAGGACGACACATGTCCGCTCATCGTCGTGGCTGGTCCGCCAGCATTGCCACCATCCTGATTCTCACCGGAGGCACGTGGTATGGCATGCGCTGGTGGGAATCGCACAAGCCGCGCGTGGTCGCCTACGAGGAGGTCCAGAAGGTGACCGTGACTTCAAGCGTTCCCGAAGTCGCGAAGCCGGTGGTTGCGGACAAGGATCTCACGCCAGCACCTTTCGTCGTTCACTTCTCGCTCCCCTCTGCTCCGCTCGAAAAAACCGGCAAGGCACCGGGTGCCGGCGTGACCTTGAAACCCGAGGTTCGCGGCAAGTGGCTGTGGACCGACAACAGCACGCTCACCTTCACACCAGACGCCTTGCACTGGAGCCCGGCGACGACCTACACGGTAACGCTCGACCCCAGCGAACTCGCGCCAAACCTCGACTTCTCCAAGCACAAGATCGAGTTCACCACCCCGCCGCTGCTCGCCGACCTGCGCGACTTCAACTTCTACACAAGTCCCAAGGATCCCAGCGTCCACCAGGTCGTCGGCGAAGTCCGCACCACTCACCCGGTCGAGCTCGATGAGCTGACGCGCCACCTGAGCCTGACCGTGATGGGAAATACTCCGGTATTCACCCAAGCACCGGACGGCACGCCGCTCTTCACAGTGACCCAGGGTGAAAGCCAGCGGCAATGGTTCGTCCGCAGCCGCAACCTCGTCATTCCCGAGATCGAGGATTTCATGAAGCTGCGGCTCTCGCCCGGTCTCGTCACCACCGCCGGCGGCAAGCCGATGGAACCCGAGCGCGAGGCGAAGACCCGCGTGCCGGACAAGTTCAGCGGCTTCAAGCTGACCGGCGCCGAAACCCGCATCCTCCGCACGGACGAAGGCGAACCGCAGCAATTCCTCTTCATCAACACCGACCACGATCTCGATGGCGCGGAGATCGCCAGCCACATCACTGCGTGGTGGCGCGACAATGGCTGGACCCTCGATGATCGCACCAAGCTATCGGCGCAGCTTGCCAACGCCACCAAGGTCAAACTGACACCAGTGGCATCGGATGCCCCGCTTGCGCAGCAACACGCCTTCCGCTTCGTGGAGCCGCGTCCAGGCACCCTGCTCGTTCGCGTCGAGCCCGGCGTGAAAGCACCCGGCGGATTCGAAATGGCGCGTCGTTTCGAAACACTCGCGGACGTGCCTGAGTTCCCAAAAGAAGTGAACCTGCTCGGCAAGGGTAACGTCCTCGCCCTTGGTGGCGCGCGGAAACTCGTCGCTCAATCCCGTGGCATCGATCACCTGCAGGTGACCTTCAGCCGCGTGCCGGTCTCGCAGATCCAACATCTGATCACCCAGAATCGCTACGGCGAGTTCAGCGCGCCGGACCTCAACTACTCCTTCAGCGAGGAGAACATCGTCCAGCGCTGGCGCAAGATCGTGGACGTGCCGCACACGAACGATTGGGAAGCGGTCCAGACCGAGATCGATTTCCACGACGCCCCGCCGATGACCTCTCCGGATGCTCTCGCCGGCGGCCGCGGTATCTTCCTCGTCGGCCTGCGCCCGGTGACCGCTGTCACTCCGGAGGAGGAAGACAAAAGCGTATACGGCCGCATCGAAGCGCCCTCCGAAGAAGAGGATGAAGGAGGGGGCCGCCGCTGGGAAGAGGATGAGGAAGGCGCGGAAGGTATCGCCGATGGCTGGAAGGCGGGCGAAGGCACGCGGGACTCCCGTTTCGTGATGGTCACCGACCTCGGCCTCGTCGTGAAAGCCGGTGCCGATGGACGCCGCGATGTTTTCGTGATGTCGCTCACCGGTGGCGTGCCCGTCGAGGGAGTGGCCCTCCAGGCGCTGGCGCGAAATGGCACCGTGCTGGCCGAGGTGAAAACCGACACCAGCGGTCACGCGAACTTCGAGTCGCTGGACGGCTATCACGACGAGCGCGAACCCATCGCGATCGTCGCGCGCAAGGCGGAGGACATCACCTTCCTGCCGCTGAAGGAGCGCCAGCTTCCGGCCATGGACTACTCGCGCTTCGACATCGACGGCGTAATGGCCTCCCGGCTCAAGGCCGTGGAAGCCTTCCTTTTCACCGAGCGCGGCGTCTATCGCCCCGGTGACTCGGTTCCCCTCGGCACACTGGTGCGGCGTCGCGATTGGGAGCCGGTCATCGAGGGACTGCCCGTGCGGATCAGCATGACCGATTCACGAGGCCGTATCGTGTCGTCCGAAAAGCGCCGTCTGCCGTTTGACGGATTTTTCGAAGCCGACCTCAAGCTCGCGGACTCGGCGGCCCTCGGCAAATACGAGCTCGCCGTCCACGTCATCAACAGCGCGGACGAGAACCTGTTCCGACTGGGCCGCGCAGTGGTGCGCGTGGAAGAATTCCAGCCCGATCGGATGAAGGTGGAGACACACCTCGATCCCGCTCCACCAGCGGGCTGGCTCTCGCCCGCTGCCACCGTGGCGAAGGTGAATGTCCGCTCGCTCTTCGGCGAAGCCGCGGCTGAACGTCGGGTAACGATGAAGCTCGATCTTTCACCCGGGCACTTCTCGTTCGAGGAATGGCCCGCATTCACATTCTACGATCGCACCGTCGATCGCTCGGGTTCGCGTGCCGGCCGCACGATTGACCTGGGAGAAACGAAGACCGATGGCGATGGCGTGGCGGAATTCAAGCTGCCGCTGGAGACACTGAAGGATGCATCCTTCCGCCTGGCGGTGTCGACCGAGGCCTTCGAGCGCGAAGGCGGACGCAGCGTCCGGCATGAGCTGACTGAGCTGGTTTCTCCGTGGGATCAGGTGCTCGGTTGGAAGTCGGATGGCGAACTCACCTATCTCGGCAAGGACGCGCCGTGTAACGTGGAGCTGGTCGCGATCGACCGCAGCTTGAAGGCCGTGGCGATGCCAACCCTGCGCCGGCGCCTGATCGAAATCAGCCAGGTGTCCGCGCTCACCAAACTGGAGAATGGGAACTACTCCTACGTTTCGACCGAGCGCGAACGCATGATCGCCGAGGAAACGCTAAGCCTCCCCGCCGCATCGACCCCGCTCGCGCTCGCCACCGGCCAAGCTGGCAATTTCCGTCTGGAAATCATCGACGCGGAGGGCGTGGTAATGTGCGCCATCCCCTATCGTGTCGCGGGCAAGGGCGATGCGAACCGCTCGCTGGATCAGGACAGCGAACTCGAACTGGTGCTTGGCAAAGGTGAAATCGCTCCCGGCGAGGAAGTGGAAGTCCACCTCACCGCACCCTATGCCGGCTCGGGAATTGTCACCGTGGAGCGGGATCGCGTGCTGCTCCATCAGTGGTTCCACACGGAAACCAATGAAACCACCCTCAAGCTGCGTGTGCCGGAAGGCGTCGAGGGCACGGTCTATATCAATGCGGCCTTCGTGCGCTCGCCGTCGTCACCGGAAATTTTCCGCAGCCCCCTCAGCTATGCTGCCGAACCGCTGCGCATCACACCGCGGCGCAGGCAGCTTGAGGTAAAGCTGGATACGCCTCAGAAAGTTCGCCCGGGCAGCGAGGCGAAGTTCGGCTTCACCGCCAGCCAGCCATCGCGGCTCGTGCTCTACGCGGTCGACGAAGGCATCCACCAGATCACCAACTACAAGCTCCCCCGCCCGCTCGACTACTTCACACGCAAGCAAGCGCTCGAAGTCCGGACCCTCCAGTGGCTCGACCTGTTGCTGCCGGAATACCAGTTCCTCAAGGCCGCACCCGCCTTCGGTGGCGACGCCGACGACGGTGCCTCCTTGCACGTGAATCCGTTCAAGCGCCGCCAGGAAGCGCCGGTCGTCTTCTGGTCGGGCATCGTCGATGCCGGCCCGGAGCGCCGCGAGGTGTCGTGGCAGGTGCCGGATTATTTCAATGGCAACCTGCGGGTGATGGCAGTCGCCGCCAATGCCAGCAGCATGGGCGTGGCGGAGAGCAACACGCTGGCCAAGGCCCCGATCATCCTGATGCCGAATGCACCGCTGTTCGTGTCGCCGGGCGATGAGTTCGAAGCCTCGCTCGCGGTGACCAACAACCTCGAACCGGAAGGCCCCGCAAACATCAGCCTGAGCGCCACGCCCTCGAGCCAGCTGGAGCGCATCGGCGAACCACAGGCGTCGCTCGACCTCCAGCCGGGCAAGGAAGGCATGGCGCACTTCCGCTTCAAGGCGAAGGACGACCTCGGCGGCGCGGAGATCAAGTTCGTCGCATCTGCAAATGGCGAAACGATCCTGCGCACGATCACGCTCAGCGTACGGCCGGCGAGCCATCATTTGACCAAGGTCACCTCGGGTTGGTTCCGCACCGGCAGCTATGACGTGAAAACCGTCCGCTCACTCTATCCGCAATTCAGGCGGGTAGAGGCCACGGGTAGCTCGTTGCCGCTAGGCCTGGCTCGCGGGCTTGAAGCCTACGTCAGCGAGTTCCCGCATGGTTGCTCGGAGCAAATCACCAGCCGTGCGATGGTGAAGCTGGTCACCTCCACCGAGGCGGACTTCGGCCTGCCGCCCGCGGTCGCCGCGGAGCACATCAAGGGAGCCATCGCCCAGCTCGCCAACCGCCAGCAATCGGACGGCGGCTTCGGCTATTGGTATGCGGGCGCGCCGCGGATGTTCGAGTTCCAGTCGCTCTACGTCCTGCATTTCCTGACCGAGGCGAAGTTGCTCGGTCACCCCGTTCCGGAAACCATGATGACGGCGGCTCTACAACACGCGGCTGATACGGCGCGGGCCAACATCCAGAATCTCGATCAAGCCGAGCTCCAGGCCTATGCGATCTATCTGCTCGCACGCAATGGCA
Coding sequences within it:
- the recN gene encoding DNA repair protein RecN, whose translation is MLTLLKIRNLALVDELVWELGPGLVGVTGETGAGKSVIVGALKLVLGERADKSLIRTGEDTCTVEAVFELRDASEINAVLAEGGLEPCEDGSLIVRRVIGQSANRQFVNDSPVTLNLLKRLGEHLVDLHGPHDHQSLLSTERQLSMLDAYAGCDGALDAYRSTWREWRDKENELEDLRQAESASTQELDLLRHQVGEIDAAQLKPEEEDEIADRYRRASNSTRLVELSGAAASALGADEGGVLSHLVDVQRLVRDLEKLDPSIRERTQGLENAVMELQELERSLADYSEDLDIDPAEAKRLEERVNLFETLKRKYGGDLAAVLGHRDRAAARLDAVENRGERLEQLAAEAARLREATDKAGLALTAKRKKAAPKLSKEIAGQLKDLGFKQSSFEVQVLSNKEPAASGLEGIEFLFGPNPGEPLQPLRQIASSGEISRVMLAVKSALAEQDATPLMVFDEIDANVGGEIARAVGKKMAALGMRHQVVAITHFPQVAALAARHYVVEKEVAGGRTRSRLYPVGGENRISELVRMLGGGGEQARAMAASLLNDAT
- a CDS encoding MBL fold metallo-hydrolase; protein product: MAADFELTFLGTGTSIGVPVIGCKCRVCTSEDPRNKRTRSSIHVRAGDFSVLVDSGPDLREQALREDLTKVDAVVYTHSHVDHVVGFDELRAFCWHREDPLPLHATSDCMATLKTMFGWAFSEENVFKGYIRPDPHIIDGPITFGHLTVTPLPVEHAKAETVGFLFETPGAPATAYIPDAKRVPPETIAILKRADILIIDALRSLPHPTHMSTEEALAVIAESGVSRGYLTHLGHENDHHELEASLPHHVRVAYDGLKIRG
- a CDS encoding TonB-dependent receptor, whose protein sequence is MATTFDKAQELNLDPAIYGTFAEIGAGQETANWFFRASGSAGMVAKSISAYDMTMSDAIYGKSDRYVSRQRLQQMLDHEYEILLERLSPKRGKTTTFFSLCNTVRARGYQDTGECHGWVGLRFQLKPGDPPSDILVHIRLLDDETQEQKQALGVVGVNLLHAAFRHRGHLGRFVSSLVENLRPGQVEVDMLKFHGHGYGFFDNRLCSLALVEAGLTESAMFLPNGEVVQAAEALYKKPILLLRGSFDPVTNLHLQMLEQAHGVFASALEPGEHAIELCEMTMANLLRGSAIDHVDFIDRCDALQALGKTVLVSRYSEFHRISSYLARSTQRPIGIVLSIGLLNELFKAKWSENLAGGVLESFGRLFKNQVTLYVYPWKNRRNGELVDAKSFEPPEDSKYLYRYFVETGRVRPVPVGDEELLKYTSRDIQALIADGDETWQRFVPEEAHRSAQHVPKSEVEVDEEEDQPRIFSPS
- a CDS encoding alpha-2-macroglobulin family protein, with the protein product MSAHRRGWSASIATILILTGGTWYGMRWWESHKPRVVAYEEVQKVTVTSSVPEVAKPVVADKDLTPAPFVVHFSLPSAPLEKTGKAPGAGVTLKPEVRGKWLWTDNSTLTFTPDALHWSPATTYTVTLDPSELAPNLDFSKHKIEFTTPPLLADLRDFNFYTSPKDPSVHQVVGEVRTTHPVELDELTRHLSLTVMGNTPVFTQAPDGTPLFTVTQGESQRQWFVRSRNLVIPEIEDFMKLRLSPGLVTTAGGKPMEPEREAKTRVPDKFSGFKLTGAETRILRTDEGEPQQFLFINTDHDLDGAEIASHITAWWRDNGWTLDDRTKLSAQLANATKVKLTPVASDAPLAQQHAFRFVEPRPGTLLVRVEPGVKAPGGFEMARRFETLADVPEFPKEVNLLGKGNVLALGGARKLVAQSRGIDHLQVTFSRVPVSQIQHLITQNRYGEFSAPDLNYSFSEENIVQRWRKIVDVPHTNDWEAVQTEIDFHDAPPMTSPDALAGGRGIFLVGLRPVTAVTPEEEDKSVYGRIEAPSEEEDEGGGRRWEEDEEGAEGIADGWKAGEGTRDSRFVMVTDLGLVVKAGADGRRDVFVMSLTGGVPVEGVALQALARNGTVLAEVKTDTSGHANFESLDGYHDEREPIAIVARKAEDITFLPLKERQLPAMDYSRFDIDGVMASRLKAVEAFLFTERGVYRPGDSVPLGTLVRRRDWEPVIEGLPVRISMTDSRGRIVSSEKRRLPFDGFFEADLKLADSAALGKYELAVHVINSADENLFRLGRAVVRVEEFQPDRMKVETHLDPAPPAGWLSPAATVAKVNVRSLFGEAAAERRVTMKLDLSPGHFSFEEWPAFTFYDRTVDRSGSRAGRTIDLGETKTDGDGVAEFKLPLETLKDASFRLAVSTEAFEREGGRSVRHELTELVSPWDQVLGWKSDGELTYLGKDAPCNVELVAIDRSLKAVAMPTLRRRLIEISQVSALTKLENGNYSYVSTERERMIAEETLSLPAASTPLALATGQAGNFRLEIIDAEGVVMCAIPYRVAGKGDANRSLDQDSELELVLGKGEIAPGEEVEVHLTAPYAGSGIVTVERDRVLLHQWFHTETNETTLKLRVPEGVEGTVYINAAFVRSPSSPEIFRSPLSYAAEPLRITPRRRQLEVKLDTPQKVRPGSEAKFGFTASQPSRLVLYAVDEGIHQITNYKLPRPLDYFTRKQALEVRTLQWLDLLLPEYQFLKAAPAFGGDADDGASLHVNPFKRRQEAPVVFWSGIVDAGPERREVSWQVPDYFNGNLRVMAVAANASSMGVAESNTLAKAPIILMPNAPLFVSPGDEFEASLAVTNNLEPEGPANISLSATPSSQLERIGEPQASLDLQPGKEGMAHFRFKAKDDLGGAEIKFVASANGETILRTITLSVRPASHHLTKVTSGWFRTGSYDVKTVRSLYPQFRRVEATGSSLPLGLARGLEAYVSEFPHGCSEQITSRAMVKLVTSTEADFGLPPAVAAEHIKGAIAQLANRQQSDGGFGYWYAGAPRMFEFQSLYVLHFLTEAKLLGHPVPETMMTAALQHAADTARANIQNLDQAELQAYAIYLLARNGTSVAPQLLNLRDTLAKRHAGNWEGQATGAWMAASYRLLKQDKEAKALMADCVKRPHPAGPLYCRSKQAEELKIFYVRCRHFPEDAAQFGLNDMEPVMSGLRDESFNTLTASFTVLALKAYSDAAARTGLELSLYAQPASGDEVLLSGPKQGLVKAEFPDGTKAVEFRRDQKGSGDLGMFFQTVEQGYDRGTPPGPLTSGVGIVRELKPVKEDQPLRPGDAVDVTLTVRNLTAKQLPDLAVIDLLPAGFEVLADDLKSGAGTVAGTDYAEVREDRSLFYLGIASNAEWKVRYRMKAVSPGSFTVPPAMVEDMYDRGRHGVSAPGRIEVVAAP